A genomic segment from Truepera sp. encodes:
- a CDS encoding ABC transporter ATP-binding protein — protein sequence MLEVRNVSKAFGGLQAISDLSFELGKGEIVSVIGPNGAGKTTVFNLITGVYQPDSGDIRFEGHSLKGLRPNAIVDRGVARTFQNLRLFTKLTVLENVLIPQHHKLKSTWVSSVFRTPGYLKQELVMHDLALEKLAFFGPRLMGFRLHQPVEVLSYANRRRTEMARAMATGAKLLLLDEPSAGMNPKETREITEIIRRMRDEGGYTVLLVEHKMNLVKDISDRVIVLDYGSKLAEGSYHDVVNDPAVIEAYLGKRSDKTSPVARAQAADGMVAHGPTDEERP from the coding sequence ATGCTCGAGGTGCGCAACGTGAGCAAGGCCTTCGGCGGCCTGCAGGCCATCTCCGACCTCTCCTTCGAGTTGGGGAAGGGCGAGATAGTCAGCGTGATCGGCCCCAACGGCGCGGGCAAGACGACGGTGTTCAACCTGATAACGGGGGTGTACCAACCCGACTCAGGCGACATCCGCTTCGAGGGCCATAGCCTCAAGGGCCTACGCCCCAACGCCATCGTCGACCGAGGGGTGGCCAGGACCTTCCAGAACCTGCGGCTCTTCACGAAGCTGACCGTTCTCGAGAACGTCCTCATACCGCAACACCACAAGCTGAAGTCCACCTGGGTGTCGTCGGTCTTCCGCACTCCCGGTTACCTGAAGCAAGAACTCGTGATGCATGACCTGGCGCTGGAGAAGCTGGCCTTCTTCGGGCCACGCCTGATGGGTTTCCGGTTGCACCAACCCGTCGAGGTCCTCTCTTATGCCAACCGCCGCCGCACCGAGATGGCTCGTGCCATGGCGACGGGCGCGAAGCTGCTGCTCCTCGACGAGCCGAGCGCCGGCATGAACCCCAAGGAGACGCGCGAGATCACCGAGATCATCCGGCGCATGCGTGACGAGGGTGGTTACACGGTCTTGCTGGTCGAACACAAAATGAACCTGGTGAAAGACATCAGTGACCGCGTCATAGTCCTCGACTACGGCAGCAAACTGGCCGAGGGCTCGTACCACGACGTGGTCAACGACCCAGCCGTGATCGAGGCGTACCTGGGTAAACGCTCCGACAAGACCAGTCCGGTTGCCCGCGCGCAGGCCGCCGATGGCATGGTGGCGCATGGTCCCACCGACGAGGAACGACCATGA
- a CDS encoding ABC transporter ATP-binding protein: protein MSDGAQVHEPLLELKGVTTHYGPIRVLHDVDMVIYPGEMVCLLGGNASGKSTTLKTILGIVGLSEGELWFRGERADALSTSDRIARGMAVVPENRRIFPKMTVRENLEMGAYLRKRGGETEEDLAYVFELFPRLGERLHQQGGTMSGGEQQMLAMGRALMSRPRLILMDEPSMGLAPLFVERIFEIIKQVNDRGISVFVVEQNANVALSIADRGYVLQTGEVVLSGPAGELLADEGMKRAYLGET from the coding sequence ATGAGCGACGGGGCGCAGGTCCACGAGCCGCTGCTCGAACTGAAGGGCGTGACGACGCATTACGGCCCCATCCGCGTGCTGCACGACGTTGACATGGTCATCTATCCGGGTGAGATGGTGTGTCTCTTGGGCGGCAACGCTTCCGGTAAGAGCACGACGCTCAAGACCATATTGGGCATCGTGGGCCTCAGCGAGGGCGAACTCTGGTTCCGCGGTGAGCGCGCCGATGCCCTCAGCACGTCGGACCGGATCGCTCGTGGCATGGCGGTCGTTCCCGAGAACCGCCGCATCTTCCCGAAGATGACGGTGAGGGAGAACCTCGAGATGGGCGCCTACTTGCGCAAGCGCGGTGGTGAGACCGAGGAGGACCTCGCCTACGTCTTCGAACTGTTCCCTCGGTTGGGGGAACGGCTTCACCAACAGGGCGGAACCATGAGTGGGGGAGAACAGCAGATGCTGGCCATGGGACGCGCGCTGATGAGCCGGCCCAGGCTGATCCTCATGGACGAGCCGAGCATGGGCCTGGCGCCGCTGTTCGTGGAGCGCATCTTCGAGATCATCAAGCAAGTGAACGATCGCGGCATCAGCGTGTTCGTGGTGGAGCAGAACGCCAACGTGGCACTGTCCATCGCCGATCGCGGCTACGTGCTGCAGACGGGCGAGGTCGTGTTGTCGGGCCCGGCCGGCGAGTTGTTGGCCGACGAGGGCATGAAACGGGCGTACCTCGGCGAGACCTGA